A region from the Bacillus thuringiensis genome encodes:
- a CDS encoding nitroreductase family protein yields the protein MTSVYDRAYFKYGERSFRFALLEAGAMAQNIGLVSTKLGYHATPHRGASDIDLEKFIGIDGKTESIVHIVAINN from the coding sequence ATGACATCTGTATATGATAGAGCCTATTTTAAATATGGTGAGAGGTCTTTTAGATTTGCTTTATTAGAGGCTGGAGCAATGGCACAAAACATTGGTTTGGTATCTACTAAGTTGGGGTATCATGCTACACCTCATAGAGGGGCATCTGATATTGATTTAGAAAAATTTATTGGTATAGACGGCAAAACGGAATCAATCGTTCATATTGTAGCTATCAATAATTAA
- a CDS encoding LysR family transcriptional regulator: MDIRQLKYFLTIAEEGQITSAARKLQMAQPPLSQQLKLLEEELGVKLVERGARSIRLTDAGEILRRRAQQIVDLTDSTSREVSDFAKGLKGTLAIGTVSSSGATLLKDRLSEFHKAYTGIKFEIHEGNTFRVIELLQSGVIELGIVRTPFHNAGMGYKCAENEPMIAVMNPELDWSSGRHKIRIEELHERPLVIYRRFEQLIRETCQKAGFEPNLFCKNDDARTTLLWANAGLGIGIIPKSAFELANNSSLIYKEIDSPSLQTRIAAIWIKDRYMSTLARKFLESFSKE; encoded by the coding sequence ATGGACATTAGGCAATTGAAATATTTCCTGACGATTGCGGAGGAAGGCCAGATTACCTCGGCCGCCAGAAAACTGCAAATGGCTCAACCCCCTCTCAGCCAGCAGCTTAAACTATTGGAGGAGGAACTTGGCGTGAAGCTAGTAGAGCGCGGTGCACGTAGTATCCGGCTCACGGACGCCGGGGAGATTCTGCGCCGCAGAGCGCAGCAAATTGTAGATTTAACAGATTCTACGTCAAGAGAGGTCAGTGACTTTGCCAAAGGATTGAAGGGAACATTAGCAATTGGAACGGTTTCCTCCTCTGGTGCAACGTTATTAAAGGATAGATTATCCGAATTTCACAAAGCTTACACCGGGATCAAATTTGAAATCCATGAGGGAAACACGTTCAGGGTCATTGAATTGCTACAGAGTGGGGTCATCGAACTGGGAATCGTCAGAACTCCCTTTCATAATGCGGGGATGGGATACAAATGTGCGGAAAACGAACCAATGATCGCCGTGATGAACCCGGAGCTGGATTGGAGCAGCGGGCGGCATAAAATCCGAATCGAAGAGCTGCACGAGCGCCCTCTGGTCATTTACCGCCGATTCGAACAGCTGATTCGCGAGACTTGTCAGAAAGCAGGCTTCGAACCAAACCTATTTTGTAAAAATGATGATGCACGTACCACCCTACTATGGGCCAATGCCGGCCTCGGAATCGGAATTATCCCGAAATCCGCGTTTGAACTGGCGAACAACAGTAGTCTGATCTATAAGGAAATCGACAGTCCTTCTCTCCAGACCAGGATCGCGGCAATCTGGATTAAGGACCGTTACATGTCCACATTGGCCAGAAAGTTCCTGGAAAGTTTCAGTAAGGAATAA
- a CDS encoding peptidase domain-containing ABC transporter, with protein sequence MFGFRKIKYIQQHDLRDCGPACIAAICHYYKSPVSISKIRTLACTNQEGTTLKGLLNTFKDLGFETEAFRGTKESLKEIPLPAIAHIITPEGLLHFVVLYKVSNKHISIMDPSAGLKKYSYEEFYKLWTGILVLAIPKEIQSHSSTYPSLKSHLFQFILANKRILSYIFILSILFNAIGILGAFYYSYLIDVILPQYLTDTLGIVSISVIILYILRVFINYSRTLLLLTLSKNMDIELMLGYYNHVIKLPIIFFETRRVGEIISRFLDACKIREAVSNAAVTLLIDTIMLIIGTYLLYLQNKQLFLITLLFIPVYVLIIFCFQKPYERLNKKEMQNAASLNSYLVESLKGILTIKSYVAENIVRTNVKEKFLDLWIIVLKKGEIIGLQDSIKQGVQLIGGVLILWIGGHEVLKGNMTIGQLITYNALLLYFLQPIENLVRLQPSIQSALVAWERVQEILELEPECNKNIQKRSLDEINVIKAKNISFGYGFQNNILKDVSFEIKKGQHIGFVGESGSGKTTIAKILLKYYKFQEGEILFNDISCNKINEKDLRKKVIFLSQESFFFEGTVYENICFGLDYKPTLEQVITIAEMMNAHKFINSMPLKYQTIIEEDASNLSAGQKQRLSLIRAILMDPEMLILDEATSNLDSKTEQNILLSLQDLKEKGLTIISIAHRLSTIKKCDRIYVLNNGQVLEQGTHAELIQHNQEYQKLWRNQFLNEEENNNFISI encoded by the coding sequence ATGTTTGGATTTAGAAAAATAAAATATATTCAACAACATGATTTAAGAGATTGTGGTCCAGCCTGTATTGCAGCTATTTGTCACTATTATAAATCACCAGTTTCAATTTCAAAGATAAGAACATTAGCATGTACAAACCAGGAGGGAACTACATTAAAAGGTCTATTAAACACGTTTAAAGATTTGGGGTTTGAGACTGAAGCTTTCCGTGGTACTAAAGAATCTTTAAAAGAAATTCCTTTACCTGCTATTGCACATATTATTACTCCAGAAGGATTATTACATTTTGTGGTATTGTATAAAGTCTCAAATAAACATATTTCTATTATGGATCCTAGTGCAGGACTTAAAAAATATAGTTATGAAGAATTTTACAAATTATGGACGGGTATACTAGTGTTGGCGATTCCAAAAGAAATTCAATCCCATAGTTCGACATATCCTTCATTAAAAAGTCATTTATTCCAATTCATTTTAGCTAACAAAAGAATCCTAAGTTATATATTTATTTTATCTATACTATTTAATGCGATAGGTATCTTAGGAGCTTTTTATTACAGTTATTTAATTGACGTTATATTACCTCAATACTTAACGGATACATTGGGGATTGTATCCATTTCGGTAATTATATTATACATTTTAAGAGTATTTATTAATTACTCTAGAACGTTGCTGTTATTAACATTAAGTAAAAATATGGATATTGAACTAATGCTTGGTTACTACAATCATGTAATAAAATTACCAATCATATTTTTTGAAACAAGACGAGTTGGGGAAATTATATCTAGATTTTTAGACGCTTGTAAAATTAGGGAAGCAGTATCAAATGCAGCAGTTACTTTATTAATTGATACTATAATGCTTATTATTGGGACATATTTATTATATTTACAAAATAAACAGCTATTTTTAATTACATTATTATTTATTCCTGTATATGTACTAATCATATTTTGCTTTCAAAAGCCATATGAACGGTTGAATAAAAAAGAAATGCAAAACGCAGCTTCATTAAATTCTTATTTAGTAGAATCCTTAAAAGGAATTTTAACCATAAAATCTTATGTAGCTGAAAATATAGTACGTACAAATGTAAAAGAGAAATTTTTAGATTTGTGGATAATTGTTCTAAAAAAAGGGGAAATTATCGGATTACAAGATTCAATAAAACAAGGGGTTCAATTAATTGGAGGCGTTCTTATCTTATGGATTGGCGGACATGAAGTTTTAAAAGGGAATATGACTATAGGTCAGTTAATTACATATAATGCACTGTTGTTATATTTCTTACAGCCCATTGAAAATTTAGTTCGTTTACAACCTAGCATTCAAAGTGCATTAGTTGCTTGGGAACGTGTCCAAGAAATCTTAGAATTAGAGCCTGAATGTAACAAAAATATACAAAAGCGCTCGTTGGATGAGATAAACGTTATTAAAGCCAAAAATATTTCTTTTGGATATGGATTTCAAAATAATATCTTAAAAGACGTTTCTTTTGAAATAAAAAAAGGGCAACATATTGGCTTCGTCGGTGAGAGTGGGTCTGGAAAAACCACCATAGCTAAAATTCTTTTAAAATACTATAAGTTTCAAGAAGGTGAAATTTTATTTAATGACATATCATGTAATAAAATAAATGAAAAAGATTTAAGAAAAAAAGTTATTTTTCTCTCCCAAGAATCTTTCTTTTTTGAAGGAACTGTATATGAAAATATTTGTTTTGGTTTGGATTATAAACCAACATTAGAACAAGTAATTACTATAGCTGAAATGATGAATGCTCATAAATTTATTAATAGTATGCCTCTAAAATATCAAACAATAATAGAAGAAGATGCTTCAAACTTATCAGCTGGACAAAAACAAAGACTTTCCTTAATAAGGGCTATATTAATGGATCCAGAAATGTTAATTTTAGATGAAGCTACAAGTAATTTAGATTCAAAAACAGAACAAAACATCTTATTATCATTACAAGATTTAAAAGAAAAAGGATTAACTATTATTTCTATTGCCCATAGATTATCAACAATAAAAAAATGTGACCGAATTTATGTTTTAAATAATGGCCAAGTTTTAGAACAAGGAACACATGCAGAATTAATCCAACATAATCAAGAATATCAAAAATTATGGAGAAACCAATTTCTAAATGAAGAGGAAAATAATAATTTTATAAGTATATAA
- a CDS encoding response regulator transcription factor, producing the protein MKKIILIEDDEIIREELQKFFIKYGYEVQAPTDFNHIIEYIESENADLILLDINLPVFDGYYICREIRKTSDVPIFMVTSRDSDVDELISMNLGADDFITKPYNTEILLARVTNILRRTSGDFKMNHILIYRDFNLNLSNATVTYQDKSVELTKNEVKILSCLINNRGNIVKRDSLIETLWKSDYFVDDSTLTVNINRLRKKLEEIGIENPIATRRSLGYIMP; encoded by the coding sequence ATGAAAAAAATCATTCTGATTGAAGATGATGAAATCATTAGAGAAGAATTACAAAAATTTTTTATAAAGTATGGATATGAAGTACAGGCTCCTACAGATTTTAATCATATTATCGAATATATAGAAAGTGAGAATGCAGACCTTATATTACTAGACATAAATCTTCCTGTGTTCGATGGCTATTATATATGCAGAGAAATACGTAAAACTTCAGATGTTCCAATCTTCATGGTTACAAGTAGAGATAGTGATGTAGATGAACTAATAAGCATGAATTTAGGAGCTGATGATTTTATAACAAAGCCTTATAATACAGAAATACTATTAGCAAGAGTAACAAACATTTTAAGAAGAACATCTGGAGATTTCAAGATGAATCATATCTTAATTTATAGGGATTTTAATTTAAATCTTTCAAATGCAACAGTTACTTATCAAGACAAGTCTGTAGAGTTAACTAAAAATGAAGTTAAGATACTTTCATGCTTAATAAATAATCGCGGAAATATTGTAAAAAGAGATTCACTCATTGAAACCTTATGGAAGTCTGATTATTTTGTGGATGATAGCACCTTAACTGTTAATATAAATAGATTAAGAAAAAAGCTTGAAGAGATAGGTATAGAAAATCCAATTGCAACAAGAAGAAGCTTAGGGTATATAATGCCATGA
- a CDS encoding BlaI/MecI/CopY family transcriptional regulator gives MKELPKISEAELEVMKALWSKSPQTANEVIEELEKKMDWKPKTIRTLINRLVHKEAVAYHQDKGRMYAYYPLVSQDSYLQVETKSLLKRFYGAAFKPLLVNFLKEEKLSSEDINELKRILDEKTEENQRKDRS, from the coding sequence ATGAAAGAATTACCTAAAATTTCAGAAGCTGAGTTAGAAGTAATGAAAGCACTGTGGTCAAAATCTCCACAAACGGCAAATGAAGTGATTGAAGAGTTAGAGAAGAAAATGGATTGGAAACCTAAAACGATTCGAACACTAATTAATCGATTAGTTCACAAAGAAGCAGTTGCTTACCATCAAGATAAAGGGCGTATGTACGCTTATTATCCTTTGGTTTCGCAAGATAGTTATTTGCAAGTAGAAACAAAATCTTTACTTAAACGCTTCTATGGTGCAGCATTTAAGCCCTTGCTAGTAAATTTCTTGAAAGAAGAAAAGCTGTCTTCAGAAGACATTAACGAGCTTAAACGTATCCTGGATGAGAAAACTGAGGAAAATCAGAGGAAGGATAGATCATAA
- a CDS encoding FtsX-like permease family protein encodes MYSKLAIGNVKKSIKDYAIYFLTLTLAVCIFYSFNSIESQKALMEISASDKKYVPTVMNAISNVSVFVSVILGSLILYANNFLIKKRKKELGIYMTLGMGRRNISRILVTETFLVGVISLVSGLIIGIGVSQGLSTFALKLYELPINKYKFTISTGAIGKSVFYFGIMFLLVMLCNVYVVSKYKIIDLLTAGRKNEDVKFINPLIYVISFIMCVASLGYAYVTVLKIGLNYQNPMLVVSILLGILGTFLFFFSLSGFILYVVKKNKKVYFKGLNIFIIKQINSKVNTNFIFMSVICLMLFLTMVALSTGISFNRMMDATIKEETPFDASITLMNRDKSYTIEDVLNTSNFKLSNNEKYVSYNVYSAKMEVGDVVPEVTKNAKNIVVDFIKVSDYNKILNLKGEKKITLNNNEILLLSNESRLVNSINERLKNSNKVNIKEKEYLVKHAKVIQENLYTSDVPLNFFAIVINDEFLSGYKIGTSVLNVNYVDGNREEYNKKYDNVARGFYDENGPKLNIAYISGKSKDEVRAESKGLKTIILFIGIYIGIVFLITSMAVLALQQLSEASDSIDRYKSLKRIGSNRTMIDRTIFIQTFVYFSLPVTLALIHSIVGIYVINNFINAIQPTDITLPALMTGLVFLVVYVGYFYTTYVGYKNIVKSNT; translated from the coding sequence ATGTACTCTAAGCTTGCTATTGGGAATGTAAAGAAAAGTATTAAAGATTATGCAATATATTTCTTAACACTAACACTGGCTGTTTGTATATTTTATAGCTTTAACTCCATAGAATCACAAAAGGCACTTATGGAAATTAGCGCTTCAGATAAAAAGTATGTGCCTACAGTAATGAACGCTATCTCAAATGTGTCAGTATTTGTATCCGTAATATTAGGTAGTTTAATATTGTATGCAAATAATTTCTTAATTAAAAAACGTAAAAAAGAATTAGGAATATACATGACTTTAGGTATGGGAAGAAGAAACATATCCAGAATATTAGTAACAGAGACATTTCTAGTTGGCGTTATATCTTTAGTGAGTGGACTTATAATAGGTATTGGAGTATCACAGGGATTATCTACATTTGCATTAAAGTTATATGAATTGCCCATCAATAAATATAAATTTACAATTTCAACAGGTGCTATAGGTAAAAGCGTATTCTACTTTGGAATCATGTTTTTGCTTGTTATGTTATGTAATGTATATGTTGTTTCTAAATACAAAATAATTGATTTGTTAACAGCAGGTAGAAAAAACGAAGATGTAAAATTTATAAATCCTCTTATCTATGTAATCTCATTTATAATGTGTGTAGCATCACTTGGATATGCATATGTGACTGTACTAAAAATTGGATTGAATTATCAAAATCCTATGCTCGTGGTATCAATCCTTCTTGGCATATTAGGTACATTTCTGTTTTTCTTTAGTTTATCTGGATTTATATTATATGTTGTAAAGAAGAATAAAAAAGTCTATTTTAAAGGATTAAATATATTTATCATCAAACAAATAAATAGTAAGGTTAATACAAATTTTATATTCATGTCTGTAATCTGTTTAATGTTATTTCTTACAATGGTGGCCTTATCTACAGGAATCAGCTTTAACAGAATGATGGACGCAACAATAAAAGAAGAAACACCATTTGATGCCAGTATTACGTTGATGAATAGGGATAAAAGTTACACAATAGAAGACGTATTAAATACATCAAATTTTAAACTAAGTAATAATGAAAAATATGTATCTTATAATGTATATTCAGCAAAGATGGAAGTGGGGGACGTTGTACCAGAAGTAACTAAAAATGCTAAGAATATCGTTGTGGATTTCATTAAAGTATCTGATTATAATAAAATTTTAAATCTCAAAGGTGAAAAGAAAATTACTTTAAATAACAATGAAATTTTACTTTTATCAAATGAAAGCCGGTTGGTTAATTCGATAAATGAAAGATTAAAAAATAGCAATAAGGTGAATATTAAAGAAAAAGAATATCTGGTAAAACACGCTAAAGTTATACAAGAGAATCTTTACACTTCTGATGTGCCACTTAATTTCTTCGCAATCGTTATAAATGATGAGTTTTTATCAGGCTACAAAATTGGTACATCCGTACTTAATGTAAATTATGTAGATGGAAATAGAGAAGAATATAATAAAAAATATGATAACGTTGCAAGGGGCTTTTATGACGAAAATGGCCCGAAATTAAATATTGCATATATATCAGGCAAATCAAAGGATGAAGTTCGTGCAGAAAGTAAGGGATTGAAAACCATCATACTGTTTATTGGGATATATATAGGTATTGTATTTTTAATAACGAGTATGGCTGTATTAGCTCTTCAACAATTATCAGAAGCCAGTGATAGCATAGATCGATATAAATCTTTGAAAAGAATTGGTTCAAACAGAACCATGATTGACAGAACGATTTTTATTCAAACTTTCGTATACTTTAGTCTACCAGTTACTCTTGCCCTAATTCATTCTATAGTTGGAATTTATGTAATCAATAATTTTATTAACGCAATTCAACCAACAGACATTACTTTACCAGCATTGATGACTGGCTTAGTCTTTCTTGTAGTTTATGTAGGATATTTCTACACGACATATGTCGGGTATAAAAATATTGTAAAAAGTAATACTTGA
- a CDS encoding sensor histidine kinase, whose translation MNIGEFIKDKIVIILSNVLVYIILAGILLTAHVPFIIIFFVFCIWFFPLISYMAIEFIRCKIYYNEINGILENLEKKYLLPEVVKEANFIHGEKLNAILKEVSRDMHENVKYYRDMQLDYREYIETWVHEIKTPISSAKLIIENNQNEVTNKIDSQMDRIEGFVEQVLYYSRSSNVNKDYMIKPINLDNVVRNVIKRNYRDFIHKRIKLDIQDIDEIVYSDGKWIEFIINQIIGNSIKYSNNKEQMIRISSTKKTNSVILTIEDNGVGIVTKDIKRVFEKGFTGENGRRFSKSTGMGLYLCEKLCSKLGLKIGIESEMNKGTRVTLIFPLSGMVTLESYL comes from the coding sequence ATGAATATAGGTGAATTTATTAAAGATAAAATAGTAATAATACTATCAAATGTACTGGTATATATCATATTAGCAGGTATATTGCTGACTGCACATGTTCCATTCATTATCATATTCTTTGTCTTTTGTATTTGGTTTTTTCCGTTGATTTCATATATGGCTATAGAATTTATAAGATGTAAAATTTATTATAATGAGATTAACGGCATATTAGAAAACTTGGAGAAAAAATACTTACTTCCAGAGGTAGTAAAGGAAGCAAACTTTATACATGGGGAAAAGCTTAACGCTATATTGAAAGAAGTAAGTAGAGATATGCATGAAAATGTAAAGTACTATAGAGATATGCAATTGGATTACAGAGAATATATAGAGACATGGGTGCATGAAATTAAGACACCAATATCTTCTGCAAAGCTTATAATTGAAAATAATCAAAATGAAGTCACGAATAAAATTGACTCTCAAATGGATCGGATTGAGGGATTTGTTGAACAGGTTCTGTATTATTCTCGAAGCTCTAACGTGAATAAAGACTATATGATAAAGCCAATCAATCTTGATAATGTAGTAAGGAATGTAATTAAAAGAAACTATAGGGATTTTATTCATAAGAGGATAAAATTAGATATACAGGATATTGATGAGATCGTATACAGTGATGGAAAATGGATTGAATTTATTATTAATCAAATAATAGGAAATTCTATAAAGTACTCAAATAACAAAGAACAAATGATACGTATATCCTCAACTAAGAAAACTAACTCAGTAATACTAACTATAGAGGATAATGGAGTAGGAATAGTAACTAAAGATATAAAGAGAGTTTTTGAGAAAGGATTTACTGGAGAGAATGGAAGAAGATTTAGCAAAAGTACAGGAATGGGCTTGTATCTATGCGAAAAACTGTGTTCAAAATTAGGATTGAAAATAGGCATTGAATCTGAAATGAATAAAGGAACTAGAGTTACATTAATATTTCCTTTATCAGGTATGGTAACTTTGGAGTCTTATTTATAA
- a CDS encoding ABC transporter ATP-binding protein, whose protein sequence is MRNILSVEKIEKYYGNKDNVTKAIDNISFKVDEGEFVGIMGPSGSGKTTLLNCISTIDHVTTGKIIINNSDITRLKSKSLDKFRKNELGFVFQDFNLLDTLTAYENIALALTIKGEESSKIDGKIQAVAKYLDIEQVLSKYPYQISGGQKQRVASARAIVTDPSLVLADEPTGSLDSKSARLLLERFESLNKDLKATILMVTHDAFTASYARRILFINDGKIFIELVRGNDSRKEFFTKIIEVITLLGGDDNNVL, encoded by the coding sequence ATGCGAAATATATTAAGTGTAGAAAAAATTGAAAAATATTATGGTAATAAAGATAACGTAACAAAGGCTATAGATAATATTAGTTTTAAGGTAGATGAGGGAGAATTCGTTGGGATAATGGGGCCCTCAGGAAGTGGCAAAACTACATTACTTAACTGTATATCAACGATTGATCATGTTACGACGGGGAAAATAATAATCAATAATAGTGACATTACTCGGTTAAAATCAAAGTCACTAGATAAGTTTAGAAAAAATGAATTAGGGTTTGTATTTCAGGACTTTAATTTATTAGATACTCTTACTGCTTATGAAAATATTGCCCTAGCGTTAACTATAAAAGGTGAGGAAAGTTCAAAAATTGATGGCAAAATACAAGCAGTTGCAAAATATTTAGACATTGAACAAGTATTAAGCAAATACCCTTATCAAATATCGGGCGGACAAAAACAAAGGGTTGCTTCGGCAAGAGCTATCGTAACAGATCCATCTTTGGTACTTGCAGATGAACCAACAGGATCGCTAGATTCTAAATCAGCTAGATTATTACTCGAAAGATTTGAAAGTCTTAATAAGGATTTAAAGGCTACCATACTTATGGTTACTCATGATGCATTTACAGCAAGCTATGCTCGTAGAATTCTTTTTATTAATGATGGCAAAATATTTATCGAGTTGGTAAGAGGAAATGATTCCAGAAAAGAATTCTTTACTAAAATTATTGAAGTTATAACCCTTCTTGGAGGTGACGATAATAATGTACTCTAA
- a CDS encoding M56 family metallopeptidase codes for MTEMLINVYLPHFFDWLIETSIMASILVGLILCIKVLFRNKLTPRWQYMLWIILIIRLVLPWSPDSSYSIYSVLTYKNEDAFISSRNPVAIFLSTERMQELKGIDDTKVLTKEDNHTSSSTQPNQSHKTQTHNNEKQDDETIPFYTICIYIWLTGVIFLSFATFIMNRRLLLYIQKQPVIKDEKIVQIFEKCKQSMSVQRDIPLLVSGKVSSPTVFGFFRPKLLLSTVHMKILDEYQLRYIFHHELAHIKRRDVGVNWIMHGLLILNWFNPILWYAYSCMREDQELACDALALTYIDSEEQIAYGHTIISLLEHYSSNYKVPSMANFSKNKRMLKRRILMIKKFQKKSYRWSALGAIAVIAVSSVSLLNARADMSTNPEKKQIEVKNNMKELKTQPDIPIQQIVEKMIGTKEQAESEFLITEGEYNIFLTELEVARNLFTKEEFKRFIELETESYTLSKKIRLVGNPDKLAPEEQNKFKDNEKEIEPFRRKIYSDFRLTKKEAQKYLDFQIKTPPVAVNGFKLAGEEVQTSLFPGRKNPVIVSEYHRGDSLSWYVVNQSVVRDKEENPFYGIMEESEKITNYKLEGANLTFAESSESITKYMEAIVPAKGKNSTYQVIILANDVSKEELEKVMLSYIK; via the coding sequence ATGACAGAAATGTTAATTAATGTATATCTCCCTCATTTTTTCGATTGGTTGATAGAGACCTCTATTATGGCGAGTATATTAGTGGGCCTAATCCTATGTATTAAGGTCTTGTTTAGAAATAAGTTAACTCCACGTTGGCAATACATGCTATGGATCATATTAATAATAAGACTGGTATTACCTTGGTCGCCAGATAGTTCCTATAGTATCTATTCTGTTCTTACATACAAGAATGAGGATGCATTCATTTCTAGCCGAAACCCTGTAGCTATTTTTCTTTCAACAGAACGCATGCAAGAATTGAAAGGTATAGACGATACAAAGGTTCTCACAAAAGAAGATAATCATACCTCAAGTTCAACACAACCTAATCAGTCACACAAGACACAAACACACAATAATGAAAAGCAGGATGATGAGACGATTCCATTCTATACAATCTGTATATACATTTGGCTTACAGGCGTTATTTTTCTAAGCTTTGCTACTTTTATAATGAACAGGCGTTTACTCCTTTACATACAAAAACAACCTGTTATTAAAGATGAGAAGATTGTCCAGATTTTCGAAAAGTGTAAGCAATCTATGTCTGTTCAACGAGATATCCCTTTACTTGTATCTGGAAAGGTTTCCAGTCCAACAGTGTTCGGATTTTTTCGGCCAAAGTTGTTATTGTCAACTGTACATATGAAAATATTAGATGAATATCAGTTACGCTATATTTTTCATCATGAATTAGCTCACATCAAACGAAGAGATGTTGGTGTGAATTGGATTATGCATGGCTTACTAATTTTAAATTGGTTTAATCCCATTCTATGGTATGCCTACTCATGTATGCGGGAAGATCAAGAATTAGCATGCGATGCATTAGCCCTTACATATATAGATTCAGAGGAACAAATTGCGTATGGACATACTATTATTAGTCTTTTGGAACATTACTCAAGTAATTATAAAGTACCGAGTATGGCCAATTTCAGTAAAAACAAAAGGATGTTAAAAAGGAGAATTTTAATGATTAAAAAATTCCAAAAAAAATCGTATCGTTGGTCTGCACTAGGGGCTATAGCAGTTATTGCTGTATCATCTGTATCCTTATTAAATGCCCGTGCTGATATGTCAACTAATCCTGAGAAAAAACAAATAGAAGTGAAAAATAATATGAAAGAATTAAAAACACAACCTGATATTCCTATACAGCAAATTGTAGAAAAAATGATTGGTACAAAAGAACAAGCAGAATCAGAATTTTTAATTACCGAAGGAGAGTACAATATTTTCCTTACAGAACTTGAAGTGGCGCGAAACCTGTTTACGAAAGAAGAATTTAAACGGTTTATTGAATTAGAAACAGAGTCATATACTTTGAGTAAAAAAATAAGGTTAGTGGGGAATCCTGACAAATTAGCTCCAGAGGAACAGAACAAATTTAAGGATAATGAAAAAGAAATTGAACCATTTAGAAGGAAAATTTATTCGGATTTTAGATTAACTAAAAAGGAAGCACAGAAGTATCTTGATTTTCAAATTAAGACACCACCTGTTGCAGTAAATGGGTTTAAACTAGCTGGTGAAGAAGTTCAAACTTCGTTGTTTCCTGGTAGGAAGAATCCCGTTATTGTTTCTGAATATCACAGAGGAGATTCATTGTCTTGGTATGTTGTGAATCAATCTGTAGTTAGAGATAAAGAAGAAAACCCATTTTACGGGATAATGGAAGAGAGTGAAAAAATAACAAATTATAAATTAGAAGGTGCAAACCTTACTTTTGCAGAATCGTCTGAAAGTATAACGAAGTATATGGAAGCAATTGTGCCTGCAAAAGGAAAGAATAGCACTTATCAAGTCATAATACTTGCAAATGATGTTAGTAAAGAAGAATTAGAGAAAGTTATGCTGTCATATATAAAATAA